A window of Diospyros lotus cultivar Yz01 chromosome 14, ASM1463336v1, whole genome shotgun sequence contains these coding sequences:
- the LOC127789812 gene encoding uncharacterized protein LOC127789812, with protein MGFGILDCLYLGILGNHNFTGRMVSNGDPGHFRSDKDRQNEHKASILTTLSTSPSRKGLLEKSNPHSGSREVKTTSPSKLAILNLGSAKLEATAEERDEISQSASGLLGCLKGFFSERIDWPCLLTTCKKWISNPLNMALVLWVTCVVASGAILFLLMTGMLNGVLPRKSQRNAWFEVNNQILNALFTLMCLYQHPKRFHHLILLCRWKPNDISQLTNVYCKNGIHKPHERPHMMVVIVLLHVNCFAQYALCGLNLGYKRSERPAIGVGVCLFVAIAAPAIAGLYSILSPLGREYDLGVDEEAQEQKVKYSERRFCFASGNDPKIVENRPVWRGGVLEFWEDANVACLSLFCSFCVFGWNMERLGLGNMYVHIATFLLFCTAPLWIFNLAAINIDNEAVREALGITGIVLCVFGLLYGGFWRIQMRKRFNLPASASCYGKPAIADCAQWLFCCCCSLAQEVRTADFYDILEEKFCRKVMDENESQLSTLRRENGLFHPTSGTNFQCCSSPRLYKLKTEDSQGKLSINKDMDTSMNPPAPWITQREDVTI; from the coding sequence ATGGGGTTTGGAATTTTGGATTGTTTGTATCTGGGAATTCTAGGAAACCATAACTTCACCGGTAGGATGGTCTCAAATGGTGATCCGGGCCATTTTCGGTCAGATAAGGACAGACAGAATGAACATAAAGCCAGTATTCTGACTACTCTTTCCACATCACCATCTAGGAAGGGGCTGTTAGAAAAATCTAATCCTCATAGCGGATCTAGAGAAGTTAAGACAACTAGTCCCAGCAAATTAGCAATCCTAAACTTAGGTTCGGCTAAACTTGAGGCGACAGCAGAGGAAAGAGATGAAATTTCCCAATCTGCATCTGGTCTGCTTGGATGTTTGAAAGGGTTTTTTTCTGAGAGAATTGATTGGCCTTGTTTATTGACAACCTGCAAAAAATGGATAAGCAACCCTTTGAACATGGCACTTGTTTTGTGGGTAACTTGCGTTGTGGCCTCAGGGGCAATCCTATTCTTGCTAATGACAGGAATGCTAAATGGCGTTCTACCAAGGAAATCCCAGAGGAATGCATGGTTTGAGGTTAATAATCAGATCCTCAATGCTCTATTCactcttatgtgtttgtaccaacACCCAAAGCGTTTCCACCACCTTATACTCTTGTGCAGATGGAAGCCTAATGATATCTCTCAACTTACAAATGTATACTGCAAGAATGGCATTCACAAACCCCATGAGCGGCCTCACATGATGGTTGTCATTGTTCTTCTCCACGTAAATTGCTTCGCGCAGTATGCCTTGTGCGGTCTTAACTTGGGATATAAACGATCTGAAAGACCGGCTATAGGAGTAGGCGTATGCCTCTTTGTTGCCATTGCTGCTCCAGCCATTGCTGGCTTGTACTCCATTCTTAGCCCCCTGGGAAGGGAGTATGATTTGGGCGTTGACGAGGAAGCGCAAGAACAAAAGGTCAAGTATTCAGAGAGGAGATTCTGTTTTGCATCAGGAAACGACCCGAAAATTGTTGAGAACAGACCTGTTTGGAGAGGTGGGGTTTTAGAATTCTGGGAAGATGCTAATGTAGCATGTCTCTCTCTTTTCTGtagtttttgtgtttttgggtGGAATATGGAGAGACTTGGGCTTGGCAACATGTATGTTCATATTGCAACTTTCCTACTCTTTTGCACAGCTCCCTTGTGGATATTTAATTTGGCTGCCATTAACATTGACAATGAAGCAGTCAGGGAGGCTTTGGGGATAACCGGGATCGTGCTTTGTGTGTTTGGTTTACTCTACGGTGGCTTTTGGAGAATCCAAATGAGAAAGAGATTCAACTTGCCGGCCAGTGCCTCATGCTATGGGAAACCAGCTATTGCAGATTGCGCGCAATGGCTATTTTGCTGCTGTTGTTCTCTAGCTCAGGAAGTTCGAACTGCAGATTTCTACGACATCTTGGAAGAAAAATTTTGCAGAAAGGTGATGGATGAAAACGAGTCCCAACTCTCAACTTTACGTCGCGAAAATGGATTGTTTCATCCAACATCTGGGACAAATTTTCAGTGTTGTAGCAGCCCTAGGCTTTACAAGCTGAAAACAGAAGACTCTCAAGGTAAACTTTCCATAAATAAAGACATGGATACCAGCATGAATCCCCCTGCTCCATGGATTACTCAGAGAGAAGATGTCACCATTTAG